Below is a genomic region from Nitrospirota bacterium.
CATGGCATCGTTGATTCTGAACCTTACTTTTTCTTCTCCTGTAGTAGAGACAAAGACATCGAATCTGCCTCTTAGGAACCTCTCCTTAATCATCTCCCTTAATGCCATTTCGTGCCTTCCGAGCATTGGAGGCATCTTTACCGTTATATCTAAAAACCTGTGATTTAAACTGCGGACCTCAACCCTAAAGCCTCCTTTTTCAGCCCCTCCAAAACCTGTCATGCCCTGTATTGCCATAACCTTAGAATAATAATGTAGAAAAACAGTTTAGTCAATAAAAAGGTGGTGCTATGTCAAGCCAATTTAGAAATGTCCTATTTTTCTCTCAGCCGAAGGCTCATAGAGGGGGATGTCTAATAATTAGAACCGTTGTGCCTATTGTTTTCTCTCGACTTTTACAGTCTTTCTATCAAATAAAGGACATTATACTTTAGCAAGGCATATGCCTCGGGGAGAAGGTGTTTGCCAGAAGGGCAATTATCATATGTCTCACACCCCTGTGCCTCTATCTCATTAATTAGAGCATTTAAAATATTCTTAGCTGTGCCATTTTGGCCCTGTTCAAGTTTCTTCTTTGCGGCTTCCAACTTTGCATCTAAGCTCATCTCTATGCCCTTGTTTGTTATCCAGCCTAAAGACGATGCCTCGTGCTTTAGGGAAATAATGTAATTGAGGAAATCCAAAGGCTTAAAATCAGCAGGAGGGGCTTTAGGACTTATTGCTTTCAGCACTACTTTTTTAAATTGTTCCGATTATACTGCGCCATCAAAAGAATGGCTTATCTTACCTAATTATAGAGAACTGAATGAAATACATTGGGCAAAGACCGACAGTGAACCGCCCGGCATTCCTGAATAATACTTTTTTATCGGGCATTAGCTATTACCTCCACAGTAAGATAGGCGGGGGCTAAGCCCCCGCCTGAACTCAGGTTCATCTTATCACATCAGGAATCTTTGTGGGATGGCAAATAAAACTTCTTGAAATCTATAATAAAGAGGAATAAAATGGTCTTAAATAAAGAGAACTGATTAAGTCCTCAAAAAGGAGGCAAAGATTATGGATGTGGTGACTTTGAGCAGACTTCAGTTTGCGGTCACAAGCGCCTTCCACTTCATCTTCGTGCCCCTCACTCTGGGGCTCTCTATTCTCGTAGCTTACATGGAGACGCGATATGTCCGCACCGGAGACGAGACCTATCTCGGAATGACGAAGTTCTGGGGGAAGCTCTTCCTCATAAACTTCGCCCTCGGGGTGGTGACAGGAATCACTATGGAGTTTCAGTTCGGGATGAACTGGTCGGAGTATTCGAGATATGTCGGAGACATATTCGGAGCGCCGCTCGCAATAGAGGCCACGGTGACATTCTTCCTCGAGTCAACCTTCATAGGGCTCTGGGTCTTCGGCTGGAACAGGGTCTCAAAGAGGACTCACGCCCTCGCCATGTGGCTCGTGGCGATTGCCACAAACCTTTCCGCGCTCTTCATACTGCTCGCAAACGGCTGGATGCAGAAGCCCGTGGGCTATGTGCTCAGAAACAACCGAGCCGAGATGGTTGACTTTACTGCTCTTCTCACTAACAGCTATGGATGGCTAAAGTTCACCCATACGCTCACGTCCGGCTATGTGCTCGCCTCATTCTTCGTCATGGGTGTCTCGGCCTATCATCTCCTTAAAAAGAGCAGTCCTGATTTTTTCAGGCGCTCCTTCAGGATGGCGGCCGCATTGGGGCTTGCAAGCTCGATAATGCTCTTCGTAATCGGACACTTCCACGCGGCAGAGGTCGCGAAGGTACAGCCCACAAAGTTCGCGGCTATGGAGTCCGTATGGGAGACCCGAAAATCCGTCCCGTATAACATGATAGTCATACCCGACACCGCAAACGAAAGGAACGTGGTCGAGGCCATCGGCGTCCCCAAGATGCTGAGCTTCCTCGCCTTTCATAGCGGAGACGCCGAGGTAAAGGGACTCAAGGAATTCCCCGTTGACGAGAGGCCGCCCGTCATGCCCGTATTTCTCAGCTTCAGGGTGATGATAGCGCTGGGGCTTCTCTTTATCCTCCTTTCTTTAGTTGCGG
It encodes:
- a CDS encoding cytochrome ubiquinol oxidase subunit I; its protein translation is MMDVVTLSRLQFAVTSAFHFIFVPLTLGLSILVAYMETRYVRTGDETYLGMTKFWGKLFLINFALGVVTGITMEFQFGMNWSEYSRYVGDIFGAPLAIEATVTFFLESTFIGLWVFGWNRVSKRTHALAMWLVAIATNLSALFILLANGWMQKPVGYVLRNNRAEMVDFTALLTNSYGWLKFTHTLTSGYVLASFFVMGVSAYHLLKKSSPDFFRRSFRMAAALGLASSIMLFVIGHFHAAEVAKVQPTKFAAMESVWETRKSVPYNMIVIPDTANERNVVEAIGVPKMLSFLAFHSGDAEVKGLKEFPVDERPPVMPVFLSFRVMIALGLLFILLSLVAVIKARRNRLETSPLFLRLMLYAIPLPYIATQIGWIVAEVGRQPWLVYGVLKTSSGVSGAVSASQVMASLAGFTVIYGLLAVIDIYLLTKYSKKGPAAIRVAENAGEGLGTPAGEV